In Candidatus Baltobacteraceae bacterium, a single window of DNA contains:
- a CDS encoding S9 family peptidase, with amino-acid sequence MSTPRLLTSASGQAADSYSSPLNSSRAGLLRPLKRLLALALASALLAPIASPGAVLRPVRAEDLFALSLVSAPAISPNGRLVAFVVARMNGPKDRYDRNVWLVSTSGGASYPITRDGVSDSPVWAPDDRLAFVRSVNGVPQIFAYDPSKRTTAQLTHLAAGAYDPIWSHDGKRIAFASVTVDRQPPAQIDFAAAGFTPSPAQRTSDIRQIDVERYEVNGLGYTYDKHQHLWVMRADGSHAIALTRGHRWSEDQFAWSPDDARIAFTSIRRDSPRVGLSDVYTIPSTGGAMRRVSSPQEANVQPAYTHHTNRLYFFSGNVEDSAEYPAFVSIAPNERAPTALVPSNSYQWGDWVLADLKMPGAICGPLFTPSDRTIVTDISTPGSSTLIAIDRRTGLVTKLTDGRGEVADCTMSADGSTIAYTCADFRHPAEVCVLDRRTRRSRALTALNAGYLASVLLSTPQSFWITDAAGYRVQAWFMPAVGPRAHGKRPTLLDIHGGPQAEFGSTFFHELQYWCGLGYNVVFVNPEGSIGYGWAFEHALEGNWGPPMFDDVMRVMDEVAKRPNVDPNRFGVLGGSYGGYATLWVISHTDRFKAAISERPASDLATESLDAFFASSNGLGGEYAWGKPWDAASKNYVDSPLNDVENVHTPLLLLHSTQDTETPLDQTLDEFSALKQLGRVVRFVEVPSENHDLNRVGSPIHRVERLHIFASWFAKYLEP; translated from the coding sequence ATGAGCACGCCGCGACTTCTCACGTCTGCCTCCGGGCAAGCTGCCGATTCCTATTCTTCACCGCTCAATTCTTCGCGGGCCGGCCTTTTACGGCCGCTGAAGCGGCTTCTCGCGCTGGCCCTGGCGAGCGCCCTGCTCGCTCCGATCGCATCGCCGGGTGCCGTGCTGCGGCCGGTGCGCGCCGAGGACCTCTTCGCGCTCTCGCTCGTCTCGGCGCCGGCCATCTCACCCAACGGCCGGCTCGTCGCCTTCGTCGTCGCACGGATGAACGGACCGAAGGACCGCTACGATCGCAACGTGTGGCTGGTTTCGACGAGCGGGGGCGCGTCCTACCCGATCACGCGCGACGGTGTATCGGATTCGCCGGTCTGGGCGCCGGACGATCGTCTGGCCTTCGTGCGATCCGTCAACGGCGTACCGCAAATCTTCGCCTACGATCCCTCCAAGCGAACGACCGCGCAGCTCACGCATCTGGCCGCGGGCGCCTACGATCCGATCTGGTCGCACGACGGCAAGCGGATCGCCTTCGCGTCGGTAACGGTCGACAGGCAGCCGCCGGCACAGATCGACTTTGCCGCGGCGGGCTTTACGCCCTCACCGGCGCAGCGCACGAGCGACATCCGGCAAATCGACGTCGAGCGCTACGAAGTCAACGGCCTCGGCTATACCTACGATAAGCACCAGCATCTGTGGGTGATGCGGGCCGATGGCAGCCATGCGATCGCGCTCACCCGCGGACATCGCTGGTCGGAGGATCAATTTGCATGGTCGCCGGACGACGCGCGTATCGCGTTCACGTCGATTCGCCGCGACTCGCCGCGGGTGGGCCTCTCCGACGTGTATACGATTCCCTCCACGGGCGGAGCGATGCGGCGCGTGTCCTCGCCGCAGGAAGCGAATGTGCAGCCTGCCTACACGCATCACACCAATCGCCTCTACTTCTTCTCCGGCAACGTCGAGGACAGCGCCGAATATCCGGCGTTCGTCTCGATTGCACCCAACGAACGTGCGCCGACGGCGCTGGTCCCCTCGAACAGCTATCAGTGGGGCGACTGGGTCCTAGCCGACTTGAAGATGCCCGGTGCGATCTGCGGCCCGCTCTTCACCCCGAGCGATCGTACGATCGTCACCGACATTTCGACGCCGGGCTCGAGCACGCTGATCGCGATCGATCGCCGGACGGGCCTGGTCACCAAACTCACCGACGGACGCGGCGAAGTCGCCGACTGCACGATGAGCGCCGATGGATCGACGATCGCGTACACGTGCGCAGACTTCCGGCATCCCGCGGAAGTGTGCGTGCTGGATCGTCGAACGCGCCGCAGCCGCGCGCTGACCGCGCTCAACGCAGGCTATCTTGCGAGCGTCCTGCTTTCCACGCCGCAAAGCTTTTGGATTACGGATGCGGCCGGTTATCGCGTGCAAGCCTGGTTCATGCCCGCCGTCGGTCCGCGAGCGCACGGCAAGCGGCCGACGCTGCTCGATATCCACGGAGGACCCCAGGCCGAATTCGGGTCGACGTTTTTCCACGAGTTGCAATATTGGTGCGGGTTGGGATACAACGTGGTTTTCGTCAACCCCGAGGGGAGCATCGGCTACGGCTGGGCGTTCGAACATGCACTCGAGGGTAATTGGGGTCCGCCGATGTTCGATGACGTGATGCGCGTGATGGACGAGGTGGCAAAACGGCCGAACGTCGATCCCAATCGTTTCGGCGTGCTGGGCGGCAGCTACGGCGGCTATGCGACGCTGTGGGTCATTTCACACACCGACCGCTTCAAGGCCGCGATCAGCGAGCGGCCCGCGAGCGATCTCGCCACCGAGTCGCTCGACGCGTTTTTCGCAAGTTCCAACGGCCTGGGCGGCGAGTACGCGTGGGGAAAACCGTGGGATGCCGCGAGCAAAAACTACGTCGATTCACCGCTGAACGACGTTGAGAACGTCCACACTCCGTTGCTGCTGCTCCACTCGACGCAGGACACCGAGACACCGCTCGATCAGACGTTGGATGAATTCTCGGCGCTCAAACAGCTCGGGCGCGTCGTGCGTTTCGTCGAGGTGCCGAGCGAGAATCACGACCTCAACCGCGTCGGAAGCCCGATCCATCGCGTCGAGCGGCTGCATATCTTCGCGAGCTGGTTCGCCAAGTATCTCGAGCCATGA
- a CDS encoding TonB-dependent receptor gives MYIRRLFGLALLLTLSPLAAYAQGAPSGAIAGSVRTSAGVAVPGALVTADGPTHASVPSDARGDFKLALTPGVYRLTVTKGGYVPASLSDIAVLAGSTQSVEVTMTLADLTSLRTIATVSTSARASSINTGAASSTYLPGTEVSNLANPQINDVIQRIPDVVIQRQGSQPDTTIVLGGVQPYETQVLIDGHPISLGEFGVWLTEYFPSYLLSGVETEVGPGNTTAFASTAVGGTTNLVTPGYTVKPTTNFVIGSDNYNSQYSSLLLTGSFGKFAYVAGAGYGSNNGPFFNQTHCVVSPDNYSSGDNLPGNTGIIQFCGNSSGSLFNKGLIFKLRYSFSPATSFEVGFIGAYGGYLPQGTSYGQYLGMTTIEPCLVNAGYTANSACTNPGYGNLVGKSIPAYAWYPGSNVYYNQPIFTAEFRQSIGNDTLLIRPYAGNIEWILDGADENEFPYFYSLPGACSAANGGTSGTNCANFINACNNESNYDGYFAGNISADGTGECNQSQFSELEQDKLYGSTLSYLHPVGDNLFTFTYDFHGDNSYGYYNANIPQDVTVPETLMHYTTLSLVGDIRVSRTVGVKAGIYDSTWSVDGSQNVTPYATPNPTTYLVPQIPLQRSASRFDPHVALTYQPTGNVSYRAAVGTSETFPFSGYLSGAPFYTPPSATSGTVAPNGFVTFKAPYLNPENATEESLGMDWRAQPNGIFRIDLQNTQVHNVFEELTTPTAISWPYNGTVLTGVSTVQPTNAALLSVQTATLSYTYAPRFGLGYFASMAFERSIVNGIPLVFYGLGPSLPANGQQTCGFGLTIPGSVTCIPYMKGYYQLNYTFKDRSYVGLGADFEGKNNTYFQPPFLQFDLTAKKTITPTLEAQFSVENLLNTNDFYYLPQPNAGVTTTLGQYGPLTAGGPAQYYQTTEPSTLIPTLPRTIRFQLRWHVARP, from the coding sequence ATGTATATCCGCCGTCTTTTCGGTCTTGCGTTGCTCCTTACTCTTTCGCCTCTCGCTGCTTATGCACAGGGCGCTCCGTCCGGCGCGATCGCCGGCTCGGTGAGGACGAGCGCCGGCGTCGCGGTCCCGGGAGCACTCGTCACGGCGGACGGCCCGACGCACGCGTCCGTCCCCTCCGATGCACGCGGCGATTTCAAACTCGCACTCACGCCTGGAGTGTATCGGCTCACCGTGACCAAGGGCGGGTATGTGCCGGCCTCGCTGTCCGACATTGCGGTTCTCGCCGGCTCGACGCAGTCGGTCGAGGTGACGATGACACTGGCCGACCTCACCTCGCTGCGCACGATCGCCACCGTCTCGACGTCGGCGCGCGCCAGTTCGATCAATACCGGCGCGGCATCGAGCACGTATCTGCCGGGTACGGAGGTGAGCAATCTCGCGAATCCGCAGATCAACGACGTCATCCAACGCATCCCGGACGTCGTGATCCAGCGCCAGGGAAGCCAACCCGATACCACGATCGTGCTCGGCGGCGTGCAGCCCTACGAAACCCAGGTACTGATCGACGGCCACCCGATTTCGCTCGGAGAGTTTGGCGTGTGGTTGACCGAGTATTTCCCGTCGTATCTGCTTTCCGGCGTTGAAACCGAGGTTGGTCCGGGCAACACGACTGCATTTGCCTCAACAGCTGTCGGCGGAACCACCAACCTGGTGACGCCGGGATATACGGTGAAGCCGACGACGAACTTCGTCATCGGCAGCGACAACTACAACTCTCAATATTCCAGCCTTCTGCTTACCGGATCGTTCGGTAAGTTCGCGTATGTCGCCGGCGCCGGGTACGGCAGCAATAACGGACCGTTCTTCAATCAGACGCACTGCGTGGTCTCGCCCGACAATTACTCCAGCGGCGATAACCTGCCGGGGAATACGGGGATCATTCAGTTCTGCGGAAACTCCAGTGGTTCGCTCTTCAACAAGGGCTTGATCTTCAAACTGCGCTACTCTTTTTCGCCGGCGACATCGTTCGAAGTCGGCTTCATCGGCGCGTACGGCGGCTATCTTCCGCAGGGCACCTCGTACGGTCAATACCTCGGCATGACGACGATCGAGCCGTGCCTTGTGAACGCCGGGTACACGGCAAACTCGGCGTGCACCAACCCCGGCTACGGCAATCTGGTCGGCAAGTCTATCCCGGCATACGCCTGGTATCCCGGTTCGAACGTCTATTACAACCAACCGATTTTCACCGCGGAGTTTCGCCAGTCCATCGGAAACGATACCTTGCTCATTCGCCCGTATGCCGGAAACATCGAATGGATCCTCGACGGAGCCGACGAGAACGAGTTCCCATACTTCTACTCTCTGCCCGGCGCGTGCAGCGCGGCGAATGGCGGCACGAGCGGAACGAATTGCGCTAACTTCATCAACGCATGCAACAACGAGTCGAATTACGACGGCTATTTTGCCGGAAACATCTCAGCCGATGGGACGGGCGAGTGTAACCAATCGCAATTCAGCGAGCTCGAACAGGACAAGCTCTACGGAAGCACGCTAAGCTATCTCCACCCAGTTGGCGATAATCTTTTCACATTTACCTACGATTTCCATGGGGATAACAGCTACGGCTACTACAACGCTAACATTCCGCAAGACGTTACCGTTCCCGAAACGCTCATGCACTATACGACGCTTTCGCTCGTCGGTGACATCCGGGTATCGCGCACCGTCGGTGTAAAGGCGGGTATTTATGATTCGACGTGGAGCGTGGACGGCTCCCAAAACGTGACGCCGTATGCGACGCCGAATCCGACCACCTACTTGGTGCCTCAAATCCCGTTGCAGCGCAGCGCCTCGCGGTTCGATCCGCACGTCGCGCTGACGTATCAGCCAACCGGCAACGTCTCCTACCGCGCGGCGGTTGGAACGTCGGAAACGTTCCCGTTCTCGGGATACTTGAGCGGCGCGCCGTTCTACACGCCGCCGTCGGCTACATCAGGCACGGTGGCACCCAATGGCTTCGTAACCTTCAAAGCGCCCTATCTCAACCCCGAGAACGCGACGGAAGAGAGTCTCGGCATGGACTGGCGCGCGCAGCCCAACGGAATCTTCCGAATTGACCTGCAAAATACGCAGGTCCACAACGTCTTTGAGGAACTCACGACTCCAACCGCGATTTCGTGGCCCTATAATGGCACGGTCCTCACCGGAGTGAGCACCGTGCAACCCACGAACGCTGCGCTTCTGAGCGTGCAGACAGCCACGCTGAGCTACACCTACGCGCCGCGCTTCGGCCTCGGCTATTTCGCCTCGATGGCTTTTGAACGTTCGATCGTCAACGGTATTCCGCTGGTCTTCTACGGGCTCGGCCCGTCACTACCCGCAAACGGCCAACAAACGTGCGGCTTCGGTCTGACCATTCCCGGCAGCGTCACGTGCATTCCGTACATGAAGGGATACTACCAGCTGAATTATACGTTCAAAGACCGATCGTATGTCGGCCTCGGCGCGGATTTCGAAGGGAAGAACAACACGTATTTTCAGCCGCCGTTCCTCCAGTTCGACTTGACCGCGAAGAAGACGATCACGCCCACGCTCGAAGCGCAGTTCAGCGTCGAGAACCTACTCAACACCAACGACTTCTATTATTTGCCGCAGCCGAACGCCGGCGTGACCACCACGCTCGGCCAGTACGGCCCGCTCACGGCGGGCGGACCGGCCCAGTACTATCAGACGACCGAGCCGTCTACGCTGATCCCGACGCTCCCGCGCACCATCCGGTTTCAGCTGCGCTGGCACGTCGCTAGGCCATAG
- a CDS encoding FAD-binding oxidoreductase codes for MHAPASLDEASALLRELAARRKTVGITGGASLRGPSAVPVDEVVSTRVLDRIVDYVPADQIVTAQAGMTIAGLQAVLRESKQRLALDPPAPDRTTVGGAVAAASYGPLRTRYGTAKDVIVGMTIVRADGTLARGGGKVVKNVAGFDIPKLMVGTYGTLAMIGTVTFRLHPLPEAQKDIVFVGCDASALRRLCAAMTQAQLEPSAVYAVYDGERYAACVRFEGFPAGVAAQCSAALALHPGDVREGASLRAVHDLARTSGDVQLKVTAPPSMVEDLHARAIAPLHAALLHARSVIYPVTGAGFLGGDCSDLPRVLDALTQARAWAESVGGTLVVDEAPPRLRAAFDSWGTPPPAFALMRALKERFDPDRRLNPGGFVGGL; via the coding sequence ATGCACGCGCCGGCGTCACTCGACGAGGCTTCGGCGCTGTTGCGCGAATTGGCGGCGCGCCGGAAGACGGTCGGTATCACCGGCGGCGCCTCGCTGCGTGGTCCGAGCGCGGTTCCGGTCGACGAGGTCGTCTCGACGCGCGTACTCGATCGGATCGTGGACTACGTGCCGGCCGACCAGATCGTCACGGCTCAGGCGGGGATGACGATCGCCGGTTTGCAGGCGGTGTTACGTGAATCGAAACAACGCCTTGCGCTCGATCCCCCGGCGCCGGACCGTACGACGGTCGGCGGCGCGGTCGCGGCCGCGAGCTACGGGCCGCTGCGCACGCGCTACGGCACCGCCAAGGACGTGATCGTGGGAATGACGATCGTTCGCGCCGACGGAACGCTCGCACGCGGCGGCGGGAAGGTGGTCAAGAACGTCGCGGGCTTTGATATTCCGAAGTTGATGGTCGGCACCTACGGAACGCTCGCGATGATCGGCACGGTGACGTTTCGCTTGCATCCGCTGCCCGAAGCGCAGAAGGACATCGTGTTCGTCGGCTGCGACGCGAGCGCGCTGCGGCGACTCTGCGCCGCGATGACGCAGGCGCAGCTCGAGCCGAGCGCCGTGTACGCGGTCTACGACGGCGAACGCTACGCGGCGTGCGTGCGGTTCGAAGGCTTTCCGGCGGGTGTTGCGGCGCAGTGCAGCGCGGCGCTCGCGCTCCACCCGGGCGACGTGCGCGAAGGCGCATCGCTGCGCGCGGTGCATGACCTGGCGCGTACCTCGGGCGACGTTCAGCTCAAAGTAACCGCGCCGCCGTCGATGGTGGAAGACCTGCATGCGCGCGCAATTGCTCCGCTCCACGCGGCACTGCTTCACGCCCGTTCGGTGATCTATCCGGTGACCGGCGCCGGCTTCCTGGGCGGCGATTGTTCGGATCTGCCGCGGGTGCTCGATGCGCTTACACAAGCGCGGGCGTGGGCCGAGAGTGTCGGCGGCACGCTGGTCGTGGATGAAGCGCCGCCGCGATTGCGCGCCGCGTTCGATTCCTGGGGAACGCCTCCGCCCGCGTTCGCATTGATGCGGGCGCTCAAGGAGCGTTTCGATCCGGATCGACGCTTGAATCCGGGCGGATTCGTGGGCGGATTGTGA
- a CDS encoding heterodisulfide reductase-related iron-sulfur binding cluster, translating into MIDLISECVHCGFCLPACPTYRSWGVEADSPRGRIDLMKGVVEGTLALDQSVVEHFDRCLGCMACVTACPSGVRYDLLIEATRAKVETQVRRSPFERWYRALIFAVFPYPQRMLRLAPLMNLAARLGIQRFVRGGALLPTIDVAAAAAPLPERHAARGPMRARVGLLAGCVQRVMFPHVNAATIRVLCAEGCEVIVPPAAGCCGALSLHSGRAQEAKRFARTLIERFEEAHVDAVIVNVAGCGSAMKQYGELLADDPAWSARAQAFAGKVRDVSEFLAELEPRAVRRPMDAVVAYHDACHLAHAQRVREQPRALLCTIPGLKLVEIPNGDQCCGSAGTYNLFEPASSREIGLRKIENVLATGAPIVASGNPGCTLQMQALLRERGVELKIVHPVEILDAALDGRRMDEA; encoded by the coding sequence GTGATCGATCTCATCTCGGAATGCGTGCACTGCGGCTTTTGCCTGCCGGCGTGTCCGACGTATCGCTCGTGGGGAGTGGAAGCCGATTCGCCGCGCGGCCGGATCGATTTGATGAAGGGCGTCGTGGAAGGCACGCTCGCGCTGGATCAATCGGTGGTCGAGCACTTCGATCGCTGTTTGGGATGTATGGCGTGCGTCACCGCGTGTCCGTCGGGCGTTCGCTACGATCTGCTGATCGAGGCGACGCGCGCTAAGGTCGAGACGCAGGTGAGGCGATCGCCGTTCGAACGCTGGTACCGCGCGCTGATCTTTGCGGTCTTTCCGTATCCGCAGCGCATGCTGCGGCTGGCGCCGCTCATGAATCTCGCCGCGCGGCTTGGGATCCAGCGCTTCGTACGAGGGGGCGCGCTGCTTCCAACGATCGACGTCGCGGCGGCGGCGGCGCCGTTGCCCGAGCGTCATGCGGCGCGGGGGCCGATGCGGGCACGGGTGGGCCTACTGGCGGGATGCGTACAACGGGTGATGTTTCCGCACGTCAACGCCGCGACGATTCGCGTGCTCTGCGCCGAGGGATGCGAGGTGATCGTACCGCCGGCAGCGGGTTGCTGCGGCGCGCTCTCGCTGCACAGCGGACGTGCGCAGGAAGCGAAGCGATTCGCGCGCACGCTGATCGAGCGCTTCGAAGAAGCGCATGTCGACGCGGTGATCGTGAACGTCGCCGGCTGCGGTTCGGCAATGAAGCAGTACGGCGAGCTCTTGGCGGACGATCCGGCGTGGTCAGCGCGAGCGCAGGCGTTTGCCGGCAAGGTCCGCGACGTCAGCGAATTCTTGGCCGAACTCGAGCCGCGGGCGGTACGCCGGCCGATGGACGCCGTCGTCGCCTACCATGATGCCTGTCACTTGGCGCACGCGCAGCGGGTGCGCGAGCAGCCGCGCGCACTCTTGTGCACTATTCCAGGCCTGAAGCTGGTCGAGATTCCGAACGGCGACCAGTGCTGCGGCAGCGCCGGGACCTACAATCTTTTCGAGCCGGCGAGTTCGCGGGAGATCGGCCTGCGCAAGATCGAGAACGTTCTCGCGACCGGCGCGCCGATCGTCGCGAGCGGGAATCCCGGCTGTACGCTGCAGATGCAGGCGCTGCTGCGTGAGCGTGGCGTGGAGCTGAAGATCGTTCACCCGGTCGAGATCCTGGATGCAGCGCTCGATGGGCGTCGAATGGACGAAGCATGA
- a CDS encoding alpha/beta hydrolase, which translates to MLDWRITLLHWITVARGRQFRPGASVAQVRAGYAELNRRFGMPPVAQVQTSVLTFPARDGARLSAHLHRPDGLATPSSVLLFFHGGGWVIGDVPSYDHLTRYFAHAARLAVISVEYRLGPEHRFPVAFEDGFDALGWLQREAPALGLDPRRIAVGGDSAGGGIAATLSAFAVAGGLARPAYQLLIYPPLDATERFPSRRAFDKGAMLTPQLRTWFMQNFFRSKADASNPWLRQIDAPDPGLLPPTYLLAAGYDALVDEGRYYADRLRSAGVPVVYDVRPTLAHGFVNFPRIVPEARRALGAAASALRGALPQS; encoded by the coding sequence ATGCTTGACTGGCGTATCACGCTACTGCACTGGATCACCGTTGCGCGGGGCCGGCAATTTCGTCCGGGAGCGAGCGTCGCGCAAGTGCGGGCAGGCTACGCTGAACTCAACCGCCGTTTCGGCATGCCGCCGGTCGCGCAGGTTCAAACCAGCGTGCTGACGTTTCCGGCACGAGACGGCGCCAGGCTCAGCGCGCACCTGCACCGTCCCGACGGTCTTGCGACGCCCTCGTCCGTGCTGCTCTTCTTCCACGGCGGCGGTTGGGTCATCGGCGACGTTCCGAGCTACGATCACCTCACGCGCTATTTCGCGCATGCCGCCCGACTCGCCGTGATCTCGGTTGAATATCGTCTGGGTCCGGAGCATCGCTTTCCAGTCGCGTTCGAGGACGGTTTCGACGCGCTGGGGTGGCTGCAACGCGAAGCGCCGGCTCTCGGGCTGGACCCGCGGCGCATCGCGGTGGGCGGTGATTCCGCCGGCGGCGGGATTGCCGCAACGCTGAGCGCGTTCGCGGTCGCCGGCGGGCTCGCGCGCCCAGCTTATCAACTGCTGATCTATCCACCGCTCGACGCGACCGAACGCTTTCCCTCGCGACGCGCATTCGACAAAGGGGCGATGCTGACGCCGCAGCTGCGCACGTGGTTTATGCAGAACTTCTTTCGCTCGAAGGCAGACGCGTCGAACCCCTGGCTGCGACAGATCGACGCACCCGATCCAGGGCTGTTGCCGCCGACCTATCTCCTGGCCGCCGGCTACGACGCGCTCGTCGACGAGGGCCGCTACTACGCGGACCGCTTACGCAGCGCCGGCGTTCCGGTCGTCTACGACGTGCGCCCGACCCTCGCACACGGTTTCGTGAATTTCCCGCGCATCGTGCCCGAAGCACGACGCGCCTTGGGAGCGGCCGCGTCCGCCTTACGCGGCGCGCTCCCCCAAAGCTAG
- a CDS encoding FAD-linked oxidase C-terminal domain-containing protein, with product MFADIVGPENYISDAAGLRVYECDGLTGTRVRPAGVVLPGSTAEVARCIRRARELGMPIVPRGSGTGLSGGALPVEGALVIGTARMRSILAVDLENQRMRVQPGVINLDISKHLAPLGFYYAPDPSSQSVCSIGGNVAENSGGAHCLKYGFTVNHVVALTLVLVTGEVVEIGSAVADPLGYDLMSAVIGSEGLLGIVTEVVVRFLRKPQATRTVFATFPSTDEAGEAVSRIISAGIVPAAIEMMDALAIEAIVAATHVDWPLDVGAALLMDVDGVSAEVEETAQAAIAILQESGALEIRSPHDEKERQLMWIGRKGAFAAMGRISPNYYVQDGVIPRSDIARVLREIAELSSRSGFRIANVFHAGDGNLHPLVLYDARAGDESERAEHVASEILHICVKYGGSITGEHGVGADKAAYLGEMFGEDDLETMQYVRCAFDATQSFNPTKVFPAPRLCGDRAGAR from the coding sequence ATGTTCGCGGATATCGTCGGCCCCGAAAACTACATCAGCGATGCAGCCGGGCTGCGCGTCTACGAATGTGACGGCCTGACCGGAACGCGCGTGCGCCCCGCGGGCGTCGTTCTGCCGGGCAGCACCGCCGAGGTGGCGCGGTGCATCCGCCGCGCCCGCGAGCTTGGCATGCCGATCGTGCCGCGCGGCTCGGGTACGGGTCTCTCCGGCGGCGCGCTGCCGGTCGAAGGCGCCCTGGTCATCGGCACGGCGCGTATGCGTTCGATCCTCGCCGTCGATCTCGAAAACCAACGCATGCGGGTGCAGCCCGGCGTGATCAATCTCGACATCAGCAAACATTTGGCGCCGCTGGGCTTTTACTACGCGCCCGATCCGAGCTCGCAGAGCGTCTGCTCGATCGGCGGAAACGTTGCCGAGAATTCGGGCGGCGCTCACTGTTTGAAGTACGGCTTCACCGTCAACCACGTCGTCGCGCTCACGCTGGTGCTCGTGACCGGCGAGGTGGTAGAAATCGGCAGCGCGGTTGCCGATCCGCTCGGATACGACCTCATGAGTGCGGTGATCGGCAGCGAGGGCCTCCTCGGCATCGTGACCGAAGTCGTCGTGCGGTTTTTGCGCAAGCCGCAGGCGACACGCACCGTTTTTGCCACCTTTCCGTCGACCGATGAGGCGGGGGAGGCGGTCTCGCGCATCATTTCGGCCGGGATCGTTCCCGCCGCGATCGAGATGATGGATGCGCTGGCGATCGAAGCGATCGTTGCCGCAACGCACGTCGACTGGCCGCTCGACGTCGGCGCCGCACTTCTCATGGACGTCGACGGTGTCAGTGCCGAAGTCGAGGAGACCGCGCAGGCCGCGATCGCCATCCTGCAAGAGAGCGGGGCGCTCGAAATTCGCAGCCCGCACGACGAGAAGGAACGGCAGTTGATGTGGATCGGACGCAAGGGTGCGTTCGCGGCGATGGGGCGGATCAGTCCGAACTACTACGTGCAAGACGGCGTGATTCCGCGTTCCGATATCGCGCGGGTGTTGCGCGAGATCGCCGAGCTTTCCAGCCGCTCGGGTTTCCGGATTGCCAACGTCTTTCATGCCGGCGACGGCAATCTACACCCGCTGGTGCTCTACGACGCGCGCGCCGGCGATGAATCGGAACGAGCGGAACACGTGGCCTCCGAGATCCTGCACATCTGCGTGAAGTACGGCGGTTCGATCACGGGCGAACATGGCGTCGGCGCCGATAAAGCGGCGTACCTCGGCGAGATGTTCGGCGAGGACGATTTGGAGACGATGCAGTACGTGCGCTGCGCGTTCGATGCCACGCAGTCGTTCAATCCGACCAAGGTCTTTCCGGCACCGCGGCTTTGCGGCGATCGCGCGGGCGCGCGCTGA
- a CDS encoding DUF1697 domain-containing protein: protein MIYLALLRGVNVSGKTAPMAEVRKHVEALGFADVRTLLQSGNLIFEAPKRAPTTIETEIERILLLEMSLATTAMVRTAQELDEIITGNPFEEEAERDPSHVVAVFLKEAPAAAKGKELQASLVGAEQTALRWNTLYAVYPDGIGESKLTPALIERKLGTQATARNWNTIRKLREAMA from the coding sequence ATGATCTATCTGGCACTGCTGCGCGGCGTGAACGTTTCCGGGAAGACGGCGCCGATGGCGGAGGTGCGCAAGCACGTGGAGGCGCTGGGTTTTGCGGACGTGCGCACGCTGCTGCAAAGCGGAAATCTGATTTTCGAAGCGCCCAAGCGCGCACCGACCACGATCGAGACGGAGATCGAACGCATACTCTTACTGGAGATGAGTCTTGCGACGACCGCGATGGTGCGGACCGCTCAGGAACTGGACGAGATCATAACGGGCAACCCGTTCGAGGAAGAGGCGGAGCGCGATCCGAGTCACGTCGTCGCGGTCTTCTTGAAAGAAGCGCCCGCAGCGGCGAAAGGCAAGGAGCTGCAAGCGTCGCTCGTGGGCGCCGAGCAGACCGCGCTGCGCTGGAATACGCTCTACGCGGTCTATCCCGACGGCATCGGTGAGTCCAAGCTGACACCCGCGCTGATCGAGCGCAAGCTCGGCACGCAAGCGACCGCGCGCAACTGGAATACGATCCGGAAATTACGCGAGGCTATGGCCTAG